Proteins co-encoded in one Arthrobacter globiformis genomic window:
- a CDS encoding ABC-F family ATP-binding cassette domain-containing protein, with protein sequence MAHLLGGENLKVSYATRTVLDGITLGLEEGDRIGMVGRNGDGKSTLMRLLALRSTPDSGRVTKRGDVNVGYLDQSDVLDADLTVGAAIVGDKADHEWAANPQIREIMGGLVSDVDWHANVHALSGGQKRRVALAKLLIEDHDVIMLDEPTNHLDVEGVAWLSRHLKTRWRPNQGAFLVVTHDRWFLDEVCNKTWEVHDGIVDPFDGGYAAYVLARAERDRTAAVVESKRQQLVKKELAWLRRGAPARTSKPKFRIEAANALIADVPEPRDATALSKMATARLGKDVLDLENVSLDFLGGKAGQKLFNNITLRLAPGERLGIVGVNGAGKTTLLKLLNGEIQPSAGKVKKGKTVVTAVLTQEVKELDDVADLRVIEVIEREKRSFNVGGKEFTAGQLVEQLGFTNQKQWTPVRDLSGGERRRLQLLRLLVGEPNVLMLDEPTNDLDTDTLAAVEDVLDGWPGTLVVVSHDRYLLERVTDHQMALLGDGKIRGLPGGVDQYLELRENALAGSTVTGGGNPVTGPSAGGEAAPAGPSEAEKREARKSLNRVERQLNKLAQQEEKIHVQMAASTNDGDFDRLGDLNKQLKDLTDEKDALEFEWLEASEVLGE encoded by the coding sequence GTGGCACACCTGCTCGGCGGCGAGAACCTCAAGGTCTCGTACGCAACCCGCACCGTTCTGGACGGCATCACCCTTGGGCTTGAAGAGGGCGACCGGATCGGGATGGTGGGCAGGAACGGCGACGGCAAGTCCACGCTGATGCGGCTGCTGGCGCTGCGGTCCACGCCGGATTCCGGCCGGGTCACCAAGCGCGGGGACGTCAACGTTGGCTACCTGGACCAGAGCGACGTCCTTGACGCCGACCTGACGGTGGGTGCCGCGATTGTCGGCGACAAGGCCGACCATGAGTGGGCCGCGAACCCCCAGATCCGCGAAATCATGGGCGGACTGGTGTCGGACGTCGACTGGCACGCCAACGTGCACGCCCTGTCCGGCGGCCAGAAGCGGCGCGTCGCGCTGGCCAAGCTCCTCATCGAGGACCACGACGTCATCATGCTCGACGAGCCCACCAACCACCTGGACGTCGAGGGCGTGGCCTGGCTGTCGCGGCACTTGAAGACCCGGTGGCGGCCCAATCAGGGGGCCTTCCTCGTGGTCACCCACGACCGCTGGTTCCTCGACGAAGTCTGCAACAAGACCTGGGAAGTCCATGACGGGATCGTTGACCCGTTCGACGGCGGTTACGCCGCCTATGTGCTGGCCCGCGCCGAGCGGGACCGCACGGCCGCCGTCGTCGAAAGCAAGCGCCAGCAGCTGGTGAAGAAGGAACTCGCCTGGCTGCGCCGCGGCGCCCCGGCCCGGACGTCCAAGCCCAAGTTCCGGATCGAAGCGGCCAACGCCTTGATTGCCGACGTTCCGGAGCCGCGTGACGCCACGGCCCTGAGCAAGATGGCCACCGCGCGCCTGGGCAAGGACGTGCTGGACCTGGAGAACGTTTCGCTCGACTTCCTGGGCGGCAAGGCCGGGCAGAAACTGTTCAACAACATCACGCTGCGGCTCGCGCCGGGGGAGCGGCTTGGCATCGTGGGCGTCAACGGCGCCGGCAAGACCACGCTGCTGAAACTGCTCAACGGCGAAATCCAGCCGTCGGCCGGAAAGGTCAAGAAGGGCAAGACCGTGGTCACCGCCGTCCTCACCCAGGAGGTCAAGGAGCTCGACGACGTCGCCGACCTGCGCGTCATCGAGGTCATCGAGCGCGAAAAGCGGTCCTTCAACGTGGGCGGCAAGGAGTTCACCGCCGGCCAGCTCGTGGAGCAGCTCGGCTTCACCAACCAGAAGCAGTGGACGCCCGTCCGCGACCTGTCCGGCGGCGAGCGGCGCCGCCTGCAGCTCCTGCGGCTGCTGGTGGGCGAGCCCAACGTGCTGATGCTGGACGAACCCACCAACGACCTCGACACCGACACCCTCGCCGCCGTCGAAGACGTCCTGGACGGCTGGCCGGGCACGCTCGTGGTGGTCAGCCACGACCGCTACCTGCTCGAACGCGTCACCGACCACCAGATGGCCCTGCTGGGCGACGGCAAGATCCGCGGCCTGCCGGGCGGCGTCGACCAGTACCTCGAACTCCGCGAGAACGCCCTCGCCGGCTCCACCGTCACCGGCGGCGGAAACCCCGTCACGGGCCCGTCAGCCGGCGGGGAAGCAGCCCCCGCCGGTCCCTCCGAAGCCGAGAAGCGCGAGGCCCGCAAGTCCCTCAACCGCGTGGAGCGCCAGCTCAACAAGCTCGCCCAGCAGGAAGAGAAGATCCACGTTCAAATGGCCGCCAGCACCAACGATGGCGACTTCGACCGACTTGGCGACCTCAACAAGCAACTGAAGGACCTGACCGACGAAAAGGACGCCCTCGAATTCGAATGGCTAGAGGCGTCAGAAGTCCTCGGCGAATAG
- a CDS encoding TetR/AcrR family transcriptional regulator: MTGPQRRSQLIEVGRALFAMRGLDGTTIEEIAAAAAVSKPVIYEHFGSKEGLYTQVVEYEFRILLADINNALADEAKPRVLVERAALALLTYIEERIDGFRILMRDAPPSQPEGAFSTLLSHVTARVEHILSDEFARRGFSAADGAMYAQMLVGMVAMTGQWWQDARQPDKRAVAAHLVNLAWNGLTGLKKDPELRSEA; this comes from the coding sequence ATGACCGGACCCCAGCGCCGGTCCCAGCTCATCGAAGTAGGGCGGGCGCTGTTCGCGATGCGCGGACTGGACGGCACCACCATCGAGGAGATCGCTGCTGCCGCCGCCGTTTCCAAGCCTGTGATCTACGAGCACTTCGGCTCGAAGGAGGGCCTGTACACGCAGGTTGTCGAGTACGAGTTCCGGATCCTGCTCGCCGACATCAACAACGCCCTGGCCGACGAAGCCAAGCCGCGCGTCCTCGTGGAGCGCGCCGCCCTGGCCTTGCTCACCTACATCGAGGAACGCATCGACGGCTTCCGCATCCTCATGCGGGACGCTCCCCCGTCCCAGCCCGAAGGCGCCTTTTCCACGCTGCTCTCCCACGTGACAGCCCGCGTTGAACACATCCTGTCCGACGAATTCGCCCGGCGCGGGTTCAGCGCTGCCGACGGCGCCATGTACGCGCAGATGCTCGTAGGCATGGTGGCGATGACGGGCCAATGGTGGCAGGACGCCCGCCAGCCCGACAAGCGAGCCGTGGCCGCCCACCTGGTCAACCTCGCCTGGAATGGCCTGACCGGCCTCAAAAAGGACCCGGAACTCCGCAGCGAGGCCTGA
- the glmU gene encoding bifunctional UDP-N-acetylglucosamine diphosphorylase/glucosamine-1-phosphate N-acetyltransferase GlmU, producing the protein MSPEKSGPAAVIVLAAGAGTRMKSRTPKILHEIGGRSMVGHALLAARSISPRRLALVIRHERDRVAAHLTELDADALIVDQDEVPGTGRAVELALEALDAKEPVAGTVVVTYGDVPLLTGEMLSELVSTHEREGNAITVLTAILDDATGYGRILRGEDGTVTGIREHKDATDAERAIHEINSGIYAFDAAVLRDTLGHVTTDNSQGEKYLTDVLGLAREAGGRVAAVVTADRWQVEGANDRVQLAALGAEHNRRIVEAWMRAGVSVVDPATTWIDSTVTLAEDVRILPNTQLHGATTVARDAVVGPDSTLTDVSIGEGAKVTRTHGSGAEIGAGASVGPFTYLRPGTVLGETGKIGAFYETKNVRIGRGSKLSHLGYAGDAEIGEDTNIGCGNITANYDGEKKHRTVIGSGVRTGSNTVFVAPVTVGDGAYSGAGAVIRKDVPAGALALSMAAQRNAEGWVAANRPGSLSAKLAEAAAAREGRTDSSNSPASTEEG; encoded by the coding sequence GTGAGCCCCGAGAAATCCGGCCCAGCCGCCGTTATCGTCCTAGCTGCAGGTGCCGGTACCCGGATGAAATCCCGTACCCCCAAGATCCTCCACGAAATCGGCGGCCGTTCCATGGTGGGCCACGCCCTGCTTGCCGCCCGCAGCATCAGCCCCCGGCGGCTGGCCCTGGTGATCCGGCACGAGCGCGACCGCGTCGCAGCCCACCTCACCGAACTCGATGCGGACGCCCTGATCGTGGACCAGGACGAAGTTCCCGGCACCGGACGCGCCGTCGAGCTTGCCCTCGAAGCCCTTGACGCCAAGGAGCCCGTCGCCGGGACCGTCGTGGTCACCTACGGCGATGTTCCGCTGCTCACTGGTGAAATGCTCTCCGAGCTGGTGTCCACCCACGAGCGCGAGGGCAACGCGATCACGGTGCTCACCGCGATCCTGGACGACGCCACCGGCTACGGCCGCATTCTCCGCGGCGAAGACGGCACCGTGACCGGCATCCGCGAGCACAAGGACGCCACCGACGCCGAGCGTGCGATCCATGAGATCAACTCCGGAATCTACGCCTTTGACGCTGCCGTCCTCCGGGACACCCTCGGCCACGTCACCACCGACAACTCGCAGGGCGAAAAGTACCTGACCGACGTCCTCGGGCTGGCCCGCGAGGCAGGCGGCCGCGTGGCCGCCGTCGTCACCGCCGACCGCTGGCAGGTCGAAGGCGCCAACGACCGCGTCCAGCTCGCCGCCCTCGGCGCCGAGCACAACCGCCGGATCGTGGAAGCCTGGATGCGCGCCGGGGTTAGCGTCGTCGACCCCGCCACCACCTGGATCGACTCCACGGTGACCCTGGCGGAGGACGTCCGGATCCTGCCCAACACCCAGCTGCACGGCGCCACCACGGTGGCGCGGGACGCCGTCGTCGGCCCCGACTCCACGCTGACCGATGTCAGCATCGGGGAAGGCGCCAAGGTGACCCGCACCCACGGTTCCGGCGCGGAGATCGGCGCGGGAGCCAGCGTTGGCCCCTTCACCTACCTGCGCCCGGGAACGGTCCTGGGCGAGACGGGCAAGATCGGCGCGTTCTACGAAACCAAGAACGTCAGGATCGGCCGCGGCTCCAAGCTGTCCCACCTGGGCTACGCCGGGGACGCTGAAATCGGCGAGGACACCAACATCGGCTGCGGCAACATCACCGCCAACTACGACGGCGAGAAGAAGCACCGCACGGTGATCGGCTCGGGCGTGCGCACCGGCTCCAACACAGTATTCGTCGCTCCGGTCACGGTGGGGGACGGTGCCTACAGCGGCGCCGGAGCCGTGATCCGCAAGGACGTGCCCGCCGGTGCCCTGGCGCTGTCCATGGCAGCACAGCGCAACGCCGAAGGCTGGGTGGCCGCCAACCGCCCCGGCTCGCTGTCCGCGAAACTGGCAGAAGCCGCCGCGGCCCGCGAAGGCCGCACCGATTCCTCAAATTCCCCCGCATCTACAGAAGAGGGCTAG
- a CDS encoding ribose-phosphate diphosphokinase, with the protein MTEITAHGEKKLVLAAGRAHPELAREIAKELGTELLPVDAYDFANGEIYVRAGESVRGTDAFVIQAHPAPLNNWLMEQLIMIDSLKRASAKRITVVSPFYPYSRQDKKGRGREPISARLVADMYKTAGADRIMSVDLHTSQIQGFFDGPVDHLMAIPLLADYIRTRVSADNITVVSPDTGRVRVAEQWAERLGGAPLAFVHKSRDLTVPNQAVSKTVVGQIEGRTCVLIDDMIDTGGTISGAVQVLKNAGAKDVIIAATHAVFSDPAAQRLSESGAREVVVTNTLPIPVDKRFPELTVLSIAPLIARAIREVFDDGSVTSLFDGNA; encoded by the coding sequence ATGACCGAAATTACGGCTCACGGCGAGAAGAAACTGGTGCTCGCCGCAGGGCGTGCACACCCGGAGCTTGCCCGGGAGATCGCCAAGGAGCTGGGCACGGAACTGCTGCCTGTGGACGCCTACGACTTCGCCAATGGCGAGATCTACGTCCGCGCCGGGGAGAGCGTCCGCGGAACCGATGCCTTCGTCATCCAGGCCCACCCCGCACCGCTGAACAACTGGCTCATGGAACAGCTGATCATGATCGATTCGCTGAAGCGTGCCTCGGCCAAGCGGATCACCGTGGTTTCGCCGTTCTACCCGTACTCGCGCCAGGACAAGAAGGGCCGCGGCCGCGAGCCCATCTCCGCCCGCCTCGTGGCCGACATGTACAAGACAGCCGGTGCCGACCGCATCATGAGCGTGGACCTGCACACCTCGCAGATCCAGGGCTTCTTCGACGGCCCGGTGGACCACCTCATGGCCATCCCGCTGCTGGCGGACTACATCCGCACCCGCGTCAGCGCCGACAACATCACAGTGGTCTCCCCGGACACTGGCCGCGTGCGCGTGGCTGAACAGTGGGCCGAACGACTCGGCGGCGCGCCGCTGGCATTCGTCCACAAGAGCCGCGACCTGACCGTGCCCAACCAGGCCGTGTCCAAGACCGTGGTGGGCCAGATCGAGGGCCGCACGTGCGTGCTCATCGACGACATGATCGACACCGGCGGAACCATCTCCGGCGCTGTGCAGGTGCTCAAGAACGCCGGCGCCAAGGACGTCATTATTGCCGCCACGCACGCGGTGTTCTCCGATCCGGCTGCACAGCGCCTCTCCGAGTCCGGCGCCCGCGAAGTGGTGGTCACCAACACGCTGCCCATCCCCGTGGACAAGCGCTTCCCCGAGCTCACCGTGCTGTCCATCGCGCCGCTCATCGCCCGGGCCATCCGGGAAGTGTTCGACGACGGATCGGTCACCAGCCTTTTCGACGGCAACGCCTAA
- a CDS encoding 50S ribosomal protein L25/general stress protein Ctc: MSEQKLAAEARTEFGKGFARRARAAGQIPAVIYGHGAEPIHITLPAKATTLAVRTANALLSLDLNGEGHLALVKDVQRDPIKQIIEHIDLLTVRQGEKVTVDVPVHLSGETAPGTAHNLELTVVSLEAEATHLPESVEVNIEGRAAGEHIHASDLVLPKGAVLLTDAEALVVNVSEATAAAEGEGEAEEAAAAEAPAEEAAAE, from the coding sequence ATGTCTGAGCAGAAGCTCGCAGCAGAAGCACGCACCGAATTCGGCAAGGGCTTCGCCCGCCGCGCCCGCGCCGCCGGCCAGATCCCCGCCGTGATCTACGGCCACGGCGCAGAGCCCATCCACATCACCCTGCCGGCCAAGGCCACCACCCTGGCTGTCCGCACGGCCAACGCCCTGCTGTCCCTGGACCTCAACGGTGAAGGCCACCTGGCCCTCGTCAAGGACGTCCAGCGCGACCCCATCAAGCAGATCATCGAGCACATCGACCTGCTGACCGTCCGCCAGGGCGAGAAGGTCACCGTGGACGTTCCCGTGCACCTTTCCGGTGAAACCGCCCCGGGCACCGCGCACAACCTGGAACTGACCGTCGTCTCCCTCGAGGCCGAGGCAACCCACCTGCCCGAGTCCGTTGAGGTCAACATCGAGGGCCGCGCCGCCGGCGAACACATCCACGCCTCCGACCTCGTGCTCCCCAAGGGTGCCGTCCTGCTGACCGACGCCGAGGCTCTGGTCGTCAACGTCTCCGAGGCCACGGCAGCGGCCGAAGGAGAGGGCGAAGCCGAGGAAGCCGCCGCAGCAGAGGCTCCGGCCGAAGAAGCTGCTGCCGAGTAA
- the pth gene encoding aminoacyl-tRNA hydrolase, translating to MTDTWLIVGLGNPGPEYSGNRHNVGQMVLDGLAGRIGGKFKAHKVRALVLEGRLGIGGPRVVLAKPGTYMNVSGGPVSALARFYDVGPSRVVAVHDEIDIPFNTVKLKIGGGEGGHNGLRDISKALATKDYIRVRVGVGRPPGRMDTADYVLRDFGTTEKKELPFLLEDAADAVELLIREGLTAAQQQFHTARV from the coding sequence ATGACTGACACCTGGCTGATCGTAGGCCTTGGCAACCCCGGACCCGAGTACAGCGGCAACCGGCACAACGTCGGCCAGATGGTGCTGGACGGGCTGGCCGGACGGATCGGCGGGAAGTTCAAGGCGCACAAGGTCAGGGCCCTGGTCCTAGAAGGCCGGCTGGGTATCGGCGGTCCCCGCGTGGTGCTCGCCAAGCCTGGCACGTACATGAACGTCTCCGGCGGTCCGGTGTCCGCACTTGCCAGGTTTTACGACGTCGGGCCGTCCCGCGTGGTGGCCGTCCATGACGAGATTGACATCCCCTTTAATACGGTGAAGCTGAAGATCGGCGGCGGTGAGGGAGGGCACAACGGTCTCAGGGACATCTCCAAGGCCCTCGCCACCAAGGACTACATCCGCGTCCGGGTGGGGGTCGGCCGGCCGCCGGGCCGGATGGACACCGCCGACTACGTGCTCAGGGACTTCGGCACCACGGAAAAGAAGGAACTGCCCTTCCTGCTCGAAGACGCCGCCGACGCCGTCGAACTCCTCATCAGGGAGGGGCTGACGGCCGCGCAGCAGCAGTTCCACACCGCCAGGGTGTAA